CTTGTACACTAAcagtaaaattttgaaatgaataCGATAATTAAGCGGTAGCCAATGAAGCTTGAACATGATAGGAGtaatggaatttctggcgtttgagtgtatacgaattagcccgaaatgaaatatttctgcggcactggagcagtggcgactggaactagtccagtcgaagtgcattatgggttgtcaaggagactatattagagatttgtagcacgtgagatagtcattctaggccgacacctcgttcgatcttagatatatttttaagtttaTCCTTTTTCACTGACCTTTTCCTTATTATGGAGGAAGCCGATGTCGTCAGAATTGTCGAGTCATCAATTGCTAAGAAAAAAGATAGTCTGCTAGCTTCAATGGAGTCCATGCTGGAAAGTTCTTTGACAGATCTTAAGCGTTCTCACGCGGAAACTGCCGATTCTCATCTCAATGAGATTAAAAGACTCAAGTTTGACGAGCCGCATCGATTCAAGAAGAAAGGAAACGAGGACCAATATAGGTTCAATCTTAAAGTTGGCGACGCAATTGAAGAAGCCAAGGAAGCCTGTTCATCCCAACAGCTCGACAAAGTTCACGCTTCCCTTGAGAAAGGTGAGAAGCTTTTGTCAGAGAGGCAAAAGCACATTCTTTTGGCCGATAAGTCCGACTTTGGTTGGTCTTTCATACGGGAGTACAAACGCAACGATCTCGCTGAGGATTCTGACGACGAGAAAAAGATTATTCGAGCGGAAGCCAGAGCACGAACCCAAGCCAAGCAAAACTCGGCTCGCAACAAGACAAGATTATCCAGCAACAGAAAGGAGCTTTCCATTTTATTGCCAGCCGAGACCTCCACTTTCAGGCAATTTCACACTAATAGTGCAAGACCAATTCCAACAATTCAGCCCAGCACACAGACCAAACCGGGATCCTGTTTTGCTTGTAACAAGCCAGGACATTGGAGGGCACAGTATTCCCTCAATTCTTACAAGTTTCAGCCTGCTCTATGACTAGCCGCCGATCGAGACGATCAAGGCCAAGTTCAAGGTGTTGTTAATTCCATTTTTGCTTCTAATGATCTAAGTGACAATTGCTacgatgaaatttcattttcaagtgatttAGATGCCGTAGTTGAATTAAAGTCACTGTTAAATTATGAGTTTACCTCAGGACAATCGAATACTCCTTCGGTGCGTGGTCGCCTCGCTCTATGCTATGACGAGTGGGTAAAATTAGGTGCTTCAGGTTTTATTTTAAGTGTTGTACGTGATGGTTATAAAATTCCATTCGTAGCTCTCCCGCCTCCCAAACTTAGTTCCAACAATAATTCTGCGTTGAATGATACTTATTTTGTTTCAGAGGCTATTTCTGATTTGTTACGAACTAAGTGTGTTGAGATTTTGGATCATCAGCCTGACATAGTTAACCCACTTTCCGTTTCCGTACAACGATCTGGCAAGAAGAGATTAATCCTTGATCTGAGGCATGTCAATTTGTATGTCTTTAAACGGAAGTTTAGATGTGAAGACATTTCTGTAGCCATTCAGATTTTCTCTAAGggtttttatcttttcaagtTCGACCTTAAGTCTTGATATCATCACGTCGAAATTTTTCCGGAGCACAGGAGATACTTAGCCTTCTCCTGGGATTTTGGTGATGGTATagttaaatattttcagttcacaGTTTTACCCTTCGGCTTGTCATGAGCACCGTATTTATTCACCAAATTACTAAAGCCCATTGTGACTTCATGGAGGTGCAAGGGAATTCCCATGGCTATTTTTCTTGATGATGGTTTAGGAGGTGGTGTTAGTATCCTAAAGGCTAAAATTAACAGCTTGATTGTTCACGCTGATTTGACTAGGTATGGCTTTCTAATTAGCGAAGACAAATCTCTTTGGGAGCCCGTTCAAAATATTACCTGGCTCGGCACTGTATTTGATACTGATCGAGGTTTTATCTCGGTTACTGAAAGTCGGATTTCTAAGTTAAAGAGCGGTATTAAGCTTATACGCAAGGTTGATTGTAAGATCGTCAAAGTTAGAGATCTTGCCTCTGTGGTAGGCCaagtcatttcgctcacgaaCTGTGTAGGAAGCGTGGCTAGGGTTATGACACGTTCTATGTATGCCGTTGTTAATCAGAAGCTGTCATGGAATTCTGAGGTTAAGTTAACGGACGAAGCTTGTGATGAATTAGCATTTTGGGATGAGAACGTCGATTCCCTTAATTTCCATTCCCCTTGGGCACCTTTGCAACCGCCTGCTAAGTTTGTCTATTCTGACGCATCCGATCACGCCTGTAGTTCTTTCATTGATAATGACCATAAGATTTTCCATCAAAATTGGAGTCCGGCAGAAAGTCCTAAAAGCTCAACTTGGAGGGAACTTAGTAGACTTGGCGCTATCTGCCCTTGCCCTTGTGCTTCAGGGCAAAAGAGTTGCTTGGTTTACTGACAACACTAGTGTGGTCAGCATTGTTCACAATGGGAGTAAGGTTACAGAACTTCAGTCCCTAGCACTTTCTATTTTTAATGTTTGCACACGCCACGGAATTTCCCTTGAAATAAAGTGGATTCCTAGGAGTTTTAATTATCAGGCTGATCTTTTGAGTAGAACCATCGATTTTGACGATTACACCATACATGATGATGTGTTTCGCATGCTTGATTGTAAATGGGGACCCCACACAGTGGACAAGTTTGTCTGCAGCTATAACGCCAAGGTTTCGCGTTACAATTCCCGGTTTTACCAGCCTGGCACGGAAGCTGTCGATGCTTTCACCCAAAACTGGGAGGGAGAAAATAACTGGATTCTTCCTCCGGTCTCGCAAATTAGTAGAGTTATTGCTCATGCCGGAGCATGTGAGGCTGTAGGAACTCTTGTCATTCCTGTGTGGAAGTCATCatatttttggttgttgttaTGTGAAGACGGCAAGCACTGGAATGCCTTTGTGCGCGATTGGGTGATACTTCCCAAGTTTAAGAATCTCTTCATTAAAGGTAAAGCGAAGAATCACCTTTTTGGTTCAAAGGTTTTGTCCTTTAGCGTGGTCGCCCTGCGTCTGAATTTTAAACAGCCACGGAGGCAGCTTTTTTCGGGTTTTTTCACCGCTGACGGTGGCAGTTGTTCAGAATGTAACAATTGTTAGGGTCTTTAGAACCCAAAGAAGTCTTTTTGACAGTTCGTTTGTAAGTGAGTTCAAGGTGTTTGATCACTCTAATGCTTGGAAgccttttctttatttaaaggCTTGTTTTCTTCCAGCTCTTCTCGCTGGCTCGTCGTGTTCATATGCTAGAAAAGCTATGTGTAATTAATAATGTTCCTAACACATCACAAGTTGGGTGAGAAGTAAATAAAATGAATCGCAAATCTCATATTATTTGTCTTCTTGTTGTCTCTGATTGTTCTACCCTTCCTTTTCATATATCTTTAAGGAAGGTATTTGGAAGGAAACCGCAGATTTCACGGATCCATGTCTGCAGGGCTTGGCCTCTAGGCTTCAGAAGTCTGTCTTGTCAGCAAGGGCGCCATCTACTACTAGCACTTATCATCGAGCGTTCAAGAGATGGAAAGACTTTGCTGTCAGCAATTTAAAGGGCAATTATCTCTCTGCAAATCCTATTCACGTAGCAGTTTATTTACAGCATGTGTTAGAATCTACCAAATCCTGTAGTTCTGTTGATAGCGCTTTTTATACCATTAAGTGGGCCCACGAGATAGCGGGTATGGCCTCTCCTACCGATAATCAAGTAGTTTCTAGAGTTCGTGAAGCCGCCAAGAGAATTTTAGGCGCTGAGAGACCCAATAGAAAGGAACCCCTTTCCACTGATATCTTAAAGGAAATTGTGGAAGGTGCGGACCTCTCAAACATTCTGCACCTTAGAAATGTATGGCTATATGTGTTAGCTTATGGGGGTTTTTTTAGATCCGAGGAGGTTCTTAATATCAGAATGAATCACATTCATTTCCACGAAGGGTGCATGATTATCAAAGTAGAGAAAAGTAAGACCGACCAACTTCGACAAGGCGATCAGGTTGTCATTGCACAATCAGGGGGTAGCGTCTGTCCGGTTTCCTTATTGAAAACTTACCCTAGGAAATTAGATATCGACCCCCACTCTAATGAATTTATTTTCCGACCGTTGGTTAAAACTAAGTCCTCCTACAAGTTGACTCAGAAGAATAAGCCTATTTCCTATACAACGTTTAGGGATCAGTTAGCCAAAAGCCTAAAGAACCTAATTCCTGATCCCTCTGTTTATGGGACTCATTCCTTTCGGTCAGGTGGAGCCTCTAGCGCCGTCAACAGTGGGGTTAATGATAGGCTTTTCCAGAAACATGGGAGATGGAAGAGTGTTGCAGCTAAGAATGGTTACATCAAGGACGACATTTCTTCACAGCTTTCAGTCTCGAAGTCTTTGGAGCTTTAGTTCGTTTTCTCTGCTCATCAGGCCCTATACTTTTTCTTCTAGGTTGGGGTATAACGtactgttattgttactggtgctcggtctaaactgccaaaataaacctaatggtttttcatcatgttgtgtactgcgtggtggagctgaaatatggaatttctggcgtttgagtgtatacgaattagcccgaaatgaaatatttctgcggcactggagcagtggcgactggaactagtccagtcgaagtgcattatgggttgtcaaggagactatattagagatttgtagcacgtgagatagtcattctaggccgacacctcgttcgatcttagatatatttttaagtataaCCTCCTTTTAGTCAACGCGGGTAGActcatttgaaatttgtagccTCGTAGGATGGGCTATTTAGAGTTTGAgccatggttcctacccagatttcctgccgaCTTTTTTCCCCCACGGGGTTTTTTTCCGGCGGGTTTTTTCTCGCCTCCGTCTGACAGTAGTAGTTGTGTAAACTGTCGCTCAACTCTGTCTCTTGTCTTGCGCCTTATATACTTAGATCTTGCAATAGGTTGTGGTATAACGtactgttattgttactggtgctcgCTCTAAACTGGCAAAATAAACCTAATtgtttttcatcatgttgtgtACTGCGTGGTGGAGCTGAAATATATGGTCAAACCTCTTAGATACTGTAACAATGCGTGCAGCAGTGTTTTGTATAGCTCGTAACCTGTTTAACAGGTGTTGAGGAAGACCATATAACAAAGAGTTACAATTATCAAGTTTAGAGCTAATAAGAGCATGTACTAAAATTTCAGAGGTTTCTTCACTTAAATACTTCCTAATCTTAGCGATGTTCCTCAAATGATAATGGCAGGAAACGCAGATTTTTTTAACATGGTCGGTTAAGTCGAGACACTGATCTATAGTCACACCCAAATTTCAGGCGGAAGATTTCGGTTGAATCTTCTCATCACCCACTTGAATAAACTCTAGAGAAGGCCTGGATCGAAATTTTGAGCTGATGAAAACAAGTTCAGTTTTATCCTGATTGAGTTTAAGACCATTATTCACCAAAGCAAAGCTGCTTACAAAAAAACTAAAACCATTCCTTCTGTTTATTCTTCCCTCCTTGACAGAGGGTGCTTCTGTTAATGTTCAGTCTAACTTAATTAAACCGCTCTTCATCTCCTCGGTTTGACGCTATTGGAACACACCTGGAAATTGGTCTGACGATAGTGTCCTTGCTAACTTTCACCACCCGGGCATGTCCGTCTTGACCTGGGAGGACTTCCAACACCCTTGCAAGGGGCCACTGAGCTCAAAGAGTCTCTGGTGAGATGGCGAAGACTTCATCTCCCATCTTCAGATCTGTTCGTGTTTCGTTCCATTTTTGACGCGTATTCAGCAACAGAAGCCATTCCTTCATCCACCTCT
The Acropora muricata isolate sample 2 chromosome 3, ASM3666990v1, whole genome shotgun sequence genome window above contains:
- the LOC136912296 gene encoding integrase/recombinase xerD homolog — its product is MASPTDNQVVSRVREAAKRILGAERPNRKEPLSTDILKEIVEGADLSNILHLRNVWLYVLAYGGFFRSEEVLNIRMNHIHFHEGCMIIKVEKSKTDQLRQGDQVVIAQSGGSVCPVSLLKTYPRKLDIDPHSNEFIFRPLVKTKSSYKLTQKNKPISYTTFRDQLAKSLKNLIPDPSVYGTHSFRSGGASSAVNSGVNDRLFQKHGRWKSVAAKNGYIKDDISSQLSVSKSLEL